Proteins encoded within one genomic window of Microbacterium sp. zg-B185:
- a CDS encoding Mur ligase family protein: MSDRSRADAVYDALLTRQGERWVQPRVERTRRVLELLDDPQRTYRVVHVTGTNGKTSTSRIIESLVRAHGLRTGLFTSPHLERFTERIMIDGEPVSDAAVADAWDEILPFVEFVDAELAAADDAPLTFFELLTVLAFVAFADAPIDVLVLEVGMGGSWDSTNTADGDVAVFTPIDIDHADRLGSTIREIATVKSGIIKVGAAAVSARQDAAAEAVLRAAAAAQDATIAFEGEQFALTDARLAVGGQLISVRGLAGVYSEEYLPLFGGHQAQNAALAIAAVESLIGGGTQPIAGDILAEGFAQATSPGRLQLVGVNPTVIVDAAHNPHGARALVTALGDSFDFDEWGVVLGVLADKDAAGIMAEIARIATHVFATAPDSERADDADRIADRAEAAGLPVTVHANVTDAAEAARSWAAASDRRAVVIAGSVVLAGEAVGLAAEEDWKAGWVE, from the coding sequence ATGAGCGATCGCAGCCGCGCGGACGCCGTGTACGACGCCCTGCTGACCCGCCAGGGCGAGCGCTGGGTGCAGCCACGGGTCGAGCGCACCCGTCGGGTGCTGGAACTGCTGGATGACCCGCAGCGCACGTACCGCGTGGTGCATGTGACCGGCACCAACGGAAAGACATCCACGAGCCGCATCATCGAGAGCCTGGTGCGCGCGCACGGACTGCGCACGGGGCTGTTCACCAGCCCGCATCTGGAGCGTTTCACCGAACGGATCATGATCGACGGAGAGCCCGTCTCAGATGCGGCGGTGGCCGACGCATGGGACGAGATCCTCCCGTTCGTCGAGTTCGTCGACGCCGAGCTGGCGGCAGCGGACGACGCGCCGCTGACGTTCTTCGAACTGCTCACCGTGCTTGCGTTCGTGGCCTTCGCCGACGCGCCGATCGATGTCCTCGTGCTGGAGGTCGGGATGGGCGGATCGTGGGACTCGACCAACACGGCCGACGGCGATGTCGCGGTGTTCACGCCGATCGACATCGACCACGCGGACCGGCTGGGCTCCACCATCCGTGAGATCGCCACAGTGAAATCCGGAATCATCAAGGTCGGCGCAGCTGCGGTCTCCGCACGACAGGATGCCGCGGCCGAAGCTGTGCTGCGCGCGGCGGCCGCCGCGCAGGACGCCACGATCGCGTTCGAAGGAGAGCAGTTCGCGCTCACCGACGCCCGACTGGCGGTGGGTGGCCAGCTCATCTCGGTCCGCGGGCTCGCCGGCGTCTACTCGGAGGAATACCTCCCGCTGTTCGGAGGACACCAGGCGCAGAACGCTGCGCTCGCGATCGCGGCCGTGGAGTCGCTGATCGGAGGCGGAACCCAGCCGATAGCCGGCGACATCCTCGCCGAGGGTTTCGCGCAGGCCACCTCACCGGGCCGGCTGCAGCTGGTCGGGGTGAACCCGACCGTGATCGTCGACGCCGCACACAACCCGCACGGCGCGCGCGCTCTGGTAACGGCGCTGGGCGACTCGTTCGACTTCGACGAGTGGGGCGTGGTCCTGGGGGTTCTGGCCGACAAGGATGCCGCGGGCATCATGGCGGAGATCGCCCGCATCGCAACCCACGTGTTCGCGACGGCGCCCGACTCCGAGCGTGCCGACGACGCGGACCGCATCGCCGATCGGGCCGAGGCGGCCGGACTGCCCGTCACCGTCCACGCGAACGTGACCGACGCGGCCGAGGCGGCGCGCTCGTGGGCGGCGGCATCCGACCGCCGGGCGGTCGTGATCGCCGGCTCCGTGGTCCTGGCCGGTGAGGCCGTCGGCCTCGCGGCCGAAGAGGACTGGAAGGCCGGGTGGGTCGAATGA
- a CDS encoding DUF4233 domain-containing protein, with the protein MSGGEERAPRQRRARGAEESLGSIVLAFESIVVFLGGLAIYGLNALPPQIPGWWGIVAGAVLAVVMVLTGRALRHRWGIALGWALQLVVALGAILVPALALVALIFGAMWGYATIKGASLDARNARLAAEADTLNGE; encoded by the coding sequence ATGAGCGGGGGAGAGGAGCGCGCGCCGCGTCAGCGCCGCGCGCGCGGCGCAGAAGAGTCGCTCGGATCGATCGTGCTGGCGTTCGAATCGATCGTCGTATTCCTGGGCGGGCTCGCGATCTACGGGCTGAACGCGCTGCCACCGCAGATCCCCGGCTGGTGGGGCATCGTGGCCGGGGCGGTCCTGGCGGTCGTGATGGTGCTCACCGGTCGCGCGCTGCGGCACCGATGGGGCATCGCCCTGGGCTGGGCCCTGCAGCTGGTGGTCGCCCTGGGCGCCATCCTGGTGCCGGCGCTTGCGCTGGTCGCGCTCATTTTCGGTGCGATGTGGGGATATGCGACGATCAAGGGGGCTTCCCTGGACGCGCGCAACGCGCGGCTCGCCGCCGAAGCCGACACCCTGAACGGAGAATGA
- the ndk gene encoding nucleoside-diphosphate kinase produces MATEETLVLVKPDGVARGLTGAILARIEAKGYSLVDIRLVEPDRDMFEKHYAEHAGKPFYEPLVEFMMSGPSVAIRLAGNRVIEGFRSLAGTTDPTTAAPGTIRGDFGRDWGLKVQQNLVHGSDSPESAARELDIWFP; encoded by the coding sequence ATGGCCACCGAAGAGACTCTCGTCCTCGTCAAGCCCGACGGCGTCGCGCGCGGCCTGACCGGCGCGATCCTTGCTCGAATCGAGGCGAAGGGGTACTCGCTCGTCGACATCCGACTGGTCGAGCCCGATCGCGACATGTTCGAGAAGCACTACGCCGAACACGCCGGCAAGCCGTTTTACGAGCCGCTGGTGGAGTTCATGATGTCGGGACCGTCGGTGGCCATCCGGCTGGCCGGCAATCGGGTGATCGAAGGATTCCGGTCCCTGGCCGGTACGACCGATCCCACGACGGCGGCTCCCGGGACCATTCGTGGTGACTTCGGACGCGACTGGGGACTGAAGGTGCAGCAGAACCTCGTGCACGGCTCGGACAGCCCGGAATCGGCAGCTCGAGAGCTCGACATCTGGTTCCCCTGA
- a CDS encoding vitamin K epoxide reductase family protein, which translates to MTQPGSRTRPTALAVWLLIAGVIGWWAAFSLTVERLHLLMDPDAILGCDISPLVQCGKNLESWQGSVFGFPNPILGLTGWVAPIVVGAAILAGARFARWFWLLFELGLAFAFVFVIWLIGQSVFVLGTLCPWCMVTWVVTIPTFYAVTLHLLRTGLVAAPRPVRSAADTLMAWLPLLAVISYAIIAVIAQIRLDVLGAVF; encoded by the coding sequence ATGACGCAGCCCGGTTCCCGCACCCGGCCGACCGCCCTGGCGGTGTGGCTTCTGATCGCCGGCGTCATCGGCTGGTGGGCGGCCTTCTCGCTCACCGTGGAGCGACTGCACCTGCTGATGGACCCGGATGCGATCCTCGGCTGCGACATCAGCCCCCTCGTGCAGTGCGGCAAGAACCTCGAGTCCTGGCAGGGCAGTGTGTTCGGCTTTCCCAACCCGATCCTGGGTCTGACCGGGTGGGTGGCGCCGATCGTCGTGGGCGCGGCGATCCTGGCCGGGGCACGGTTCGCGCGCTGGTTCTGGCTGCTGTTCGAACTCGGCCTGGCGTTCGCCTTCGTCTTCGTGATCTGGCTGATCGGTCAGAGCGTGTTCGTGCTGGGCACCCTCTGCCCATGGTGCATGGTGACGTGGGTGGTGACGATCCCGACCTTCTACGCGGTCACCCTGCATCTGCTGCGCACCGGACTCGTCGCTGCGCCCCGACCGGTCCGCAGCGCCGCCGACACGCTGATGGCGTGGCTTCCGCTGCTCGCGGTCATCAGCTACGCGATCATCGCGGTGATCGCCCAGATCCGTCTGGACGTGCTCGGCGCCGTCTTCTGA